One Prosthecobacter dejongeii DNA window includes the following coding sequences:
- the mreC gene encoding rod shape-determining protein MreC: MKKLNILALLLFIAAVVSVFTLDTPVTRDIQSRTMTVLSPFIHSSAAVEQSVTGVTASPEDPREMKRENERMQIEVERLRIISQKYAQVLDENNKLRDLIEFKQAAPFKSTAARVIKRVSSTWWNSMIIDKGLLDGLATDSPVISASGLIGKTGKMADHMAEIILLTDEMCRVSAKIEGTLEQGIISGERAGLDMRPDLRLRFLSKNILINPGANVLSTGEGGVFPAGLLIGRVKRFENRDLSGEAVVEPAVDFSSLEYVFVVEMQPTTEPTAKPEKK, translated from the coding sequence ATGAAAAAGCTCAACATCCTGGCGCTGCTGCTTTTCATTGCGGCGGTCGTATCCGTATTCACGCTGGACACACCTGTCACGCGTGACATCCAGAGCCGCACCATGACGGTGCTGTCCCCCTTCATTCACTCCAGTGCAGCTGTGGAGCAGAGCGTCACCGGTGTCACCGCTTCGCCTGAAGATCCACGCGAGATGAAGCGTGAAAATGAACGCATGCAGATCGAGGTGGAGCGTCTCCGCATCATCTCCCAAAAGTATGCGCAGGTACTGGATGAGAATAACAAACTCCGTGACCTCATCGAGTTCAAGCAGGCTGCGCCTTTCAAATCCACAGCCGCACGTGTCATCAAGCGTGTTTCCTCCACCTGGTGGAACAGCATGATCATTGATAAAGGCTTGCTGGATGGGCTGGCTACGGATAGCCCCGTGATCAGTGCTTCAGGTTTGATTGGTAAGACCGGCAAAATGGCCGATCACATGGCCGAGATCATTCTACTCACCGATGAAATGTGCCGTGTGTCTGCAAAGATCGAAGGCACCTTGGAGCAGGGAATCATTTCAGGGGAGCGGGCAGGCCTGGACATGCGCCCAGATCTACGTCTGCGCTTCCTCAGCAAGAACATCCTCATCAATCCGGGGGCCAATGTGCTTTCCACGGGGGAAGGTGGGGTCTTCCCCGCTGGGCTATTGATCGGGCGGGTGAAGCGGTTTGAAAATCGAGATCTCTCAGGTGAGGCGGTTGTGGAGCCTGCGGTGGATTTTTCCTCGCTTGAGTACGTGTTTGTGGTGGAAATGCAGCCGACTACTGAGCCCACCGCTAAGCCTGAGAAGAAATGA
- the mrdA gene encoding penicillin-binding protein 2 — protein sequence MVVKYRFRLYLLTLAMLGGFGILTYRLWTLQIVRHEEFVNKVPEARQQRARIPGVRGEIKDRNGIVLATNKATFEVQVNLREVYEEYARQCKARKVDIPTVPFEYMDNGLPRKKLEPDIVRMFQELIIGRLNEMGLAVGFNAEKDLRTHYRSFGGVIPWVYRDSLTFSEFSRFAEHNLGLPGVTVAERGSRVYPFGAMACHILGYVSLPDDQRVSVEERKGWDYYMPDDFGVAGVEKSFDKHLRGKPGVRTMQVNERGRLVGEVSFESPRKGNDVHLTLDARIQYIAEKALRDGKIGRGSVVVIQPQTGEVLAMASVPSYDTNTFIPSIRQADWDVLMDNRTVPLMNRATRPFAPGSTYKVPIALAGCLANIQDRNFNCSGSVTYGSKPMQCWIQRQSGGSHGSLGLSDALMRSCNCYFYQYGNTAGIDNITKVGKLLGLGERTGIELDEDEAGILPNPNWLRLNSPQERWSNGYTANTSIGQGSVLASPLQMASVTAAVASGKSFKPHLLHRVMDGEEVVLDQKPILRADLSQHFNPKALELVRKGMWKVVNDAGGTAKGARIPGVEVAGKTGTAQNWRRNEKNVRVVDNHTLFISFAPYVNAKYAVCILVQGGKSGGGCAAPVAHRVLEQALALENGYQVTPTPLAQVEGNFNAIEAVTYEDLGVPLVAAADEDGDTGTNEPANESTDEAPRIRSAPKIRREADREGSSGVNSNRAVPKAEPVRRAPLFNRGESTEEPSAPSSPGGGFLRRLFRQ from the coding sequence ATGGTCGTTAAATATCGCTTTCGCCTCTATTTACTCACCCTTGCCATGCTGGGTGGGTTCGGCATTCTCACTTACCGGCTTTGGACGCTGCAAATCGTGCGTCATGAGGAGTTCGTCAATAAAGTGCCGGAAGCCCGGCAACAGCGTGCACGCATCCCTGGTGTTCGCGGCGAGATCAAGGATCGCAACGGCATCGTCTTAGCCACGAATAAAGCGACCTTTGAGGTGCAGGTAAATCTGCGGGAGGTTTACGAAGAGTACGCTCGTCAGTGCAAGGCGCGGAAGGTGGACATCCCCACCGTGCCATTTGAGTACATGGACAATGGCCTGCCACGTAAAAAGCTGGAGCCAGATATTGTCCGCATGTTTCAGGAGCTGATCATCGGACGTCTCAATGAGATGGGCTTGGCTGTGGGATTCAATGCCGAAAAAGATCTGCGCACCCATTACCGCAGTTTTGGGGGCGTTATCCCTTGGGTCTATCGGGATAGTCTGACCTTTTCGGAATTCAGTCGTTTTGCCGAGCATAATCTGGGGCTGCCTGGTGTCACCGTCGCGGAGCGTGGTAGCCGCGTGTATCCGTTTGGGGCCATGGCTTGTCACATTCTTGGTTATGTCAGTTTGCCAGATGATCAGCGTGTGTCGGTAGAAGAACGCAAAGGCTGGGACTATTACATGCCCGATGATTTCGGGGTTGCTGGTGTTGAAAAGAGTTTTGACAAACACCTGCGCGGCAAGCCGGGGGTGCGTACGATGCAGGTCAATGAGCGTGGGCGTCTCGTGGGAGAGGTCAGCTTTGAATCTCCGCGCAAAGGTAATGATGTGCATCTTACCCTGGATGCGCGCATCCAATACATCGCGGAAAAAGCTCTGCGTGATGGCAAGATCGGCCGTGGGTCAGTGGTCGTCATCCAGCCACAGACAGGTGAGGTGCTGGCCATGGCCTCTGTGCCTAGTTATGACACCAATACGTTCATCCCCAGCATCCGCCAGGCAGACTGGGATGTGCTGATGGATAACCGCACCGTGCCTTTGATGAACCGAGCCACGCGCCCCTTTGCGCCAGGTTCCACTTATAAAGTGCCCATCGCTCTGGCGGGTTGTTTGGCAAACATCCAGGACCGCAACTTCAACTGCAGCGGCAGTGTGACCTACGGCAGCAAGCCCATGCAGTGCTGGATCCAGCGCCAGAGTGGTGGTTCCCATGGTTCTCTGGGGCTGAGTGATGCCCTGATGCGTTCCTGCAACTGCTACTTCTACCAGTATGGAAACACCGCTGGCATTGATAACATCACCAAGGTGGGGAAATTGCTAGGCCTTGGCGAGCGCACAGGCATTGAGCTGGATGAAGATGAAGCGGGCATCCTGCCAAATCCGAATTGGCTGCGCCTCAACAGCCCCCAGGAACGCTGGAGCAATGGGTACACCGCAAACACCTCGATTGGTCAAGGGTCGGTATTGGCTTCGCCTTTGCAGATGGCTTCGGTCACTGCGGCAGTGGCATCCGGGAAATCTTTTAAACCACATCTCCTTCATCGCGTCATGGATGGCGAAGAAGTGGTGCTGGACCAAAAGCCGATCCTACGTGCAGATCTGTCTCAGCATTTCAATCCTAAGGCCCTGGAGCTCGTGCGCAAAGGCATGTGGAAAGTGGTGAATGATGCCGGCGGTACGGCTAAGGGCGCACGCATCCCGGGTGTGGAGGTAGCTGGCAAAACGGGCACAGCACAGAACTGGCGCCGCAATGAAAAGAATGTCCGCGTGGTGGATAACCACACGTTGTTCATCAGCTTTGCTCCTTACGTGAATGCTAAATACGCCGTCTGCATCCTGGTGCAGGGGGGGAAATCCGGCGGTGGCTGTGCCGCTCCGGTCGCTCATCGCGTTTTAGAGCAAGCCCTTGCGCTTGAAAATGGCTATCAAGTCACCCCCACTCCACTAGCTCAGGTGGAAGGAAATTTCAATGCCATCGAAGCCGTCACCTATGAGGACCTCGGCGTCCCGCTGGTGGCTGCCGCAGATGAAGATGGTGATACCGGCACCAATGAGCCGGCCAATGAATCTACTGACGAAGCGCCACGCATCCGCAGCGCCCCTAAAATTCGCAGGGAAGCCGACCGTGAAGGGTCATCCGGTGTCAACTCCAACCGTGCGGTTCCAAAAGCCGAGCCTGTCCGCAGAGCTCCGCTATTCAACCGTGGAGAAAGCACCGAAGAACCTTCTGCCCCATCATCCCCTGGTGGTGGATTCTTACGTCGGCTCTTTCGCCAGTAA